Within Vanessa atalanta chromosome 11, ilVanAtal1.2, whole genome shotgun sequence, the genomic segment tatttctttgtactatcctaatatatttaagcacaagttaaaacttaataataagtctaataaatgtaaacactgATTGGGAAGTCACTGGCCCCTAAGATAACGGGTTCTCCTAGTTCAGGGGTACAGGGCCTCTTTGATGTATGTAATTTGatgtataaacaataaataaatatcaaattttaattcgtCATTTAATTCCTTCGCATTGCTTGTACTTAAtttgttagtatattttaacgtgattatatttcatcatttttatgaattaaaagtattattagtggaattaattcaatttaaatagttttgtctGCATCCGGttttgacaaaaaattaaacattttgaaataaatcaaagcCGGATGTTGCTGTAATGGATGGGGAGACTTGTAGTTCTAACTTTAATCGTGATGATGGAAGAATCgagcaaagaaatattttgtattaattttgattgtgaAACCATTTCAgggtgaataaattattaatggtgaggaaattttttttttattccaacaGATCCAAGGACAAAGGTTTTGGAAAGTGTCTATGACGTCagctaaatatgttttataaggCAATATCCCGACTGACTGATTTTGTCAAAGCAAAGATACAACTTTATTACTTGAAGGaactttgaataaagaaaaGACTGATAGAAATAATCAagtgaaaatgtaaaatatataaactactaTCCAtcacccgcggcttcgctcgcgtattcataaaaaaagtagcccatCTCCTTTCTTCCGATTCAAGCTTGttcgtaccaaatttaatcTGATTCGGTTCAGcgatttagtaataaaaacgtGACAGAGGGACAGACttacttacaaatataacattagtatataCATTGTAATAATGATTAGTTCTACCTCATCCTTTCCTCTACCAACGAATACTACTCTGGAGTTAGATGTTGGTCTAGACGGTAGTTTGATTGCTTGGACTTTTTTTGAAAACTGTAAAGGCTTAGATAGTTTGATCAGGGCGACATCGTGGACTGGTAATCCTTCCATCTTTTGGTATTCTTCGTGTATGATGACTTTGTTGTATGGAACTTTAATACTGTTGGCGAATGTTTCACCGCCAACCCAAACATAATTCTTTCTCGAAGGTCTGAAATTTATTAtcacatcaaaaataaatttaaccgaCTAATgtacttactttataaataaatgtacagcATATTAATaaacctatatattatataaaataaatcttttatagaattgaaataaaaatatttagcggaaaatgaaaatagttttttttttaaattaatttggcaAAGAAGAACGTCACACAGAAATAAATACGTCGTTTCGTACTaccgggaatttgtattcgcttttgttggtTCACTATAATTATGTGCAGGCTCCATCTAccttatgttttattaactaaGGATATTTTACTCATATCacgtattgaatatattaactttaaaaatgtaaacatataaaaaaatatattacaaatacttttCAAAGATCGCTTAGActaacaaatgttttaaattaaaaacctttaatttgaacattttttaactCTTATCATTTAGGAaggttaattaaaatcaaaatcaatacatACTTAATTTAAGGTTCTTTTTTGAGTAACCGTTACAGCGCTAACGTGTTCGTATGAGATAGgaataaatgtctataaaatcacatacattCTTAAACTGAGttctacatattaatttaaaacattttgaaaaatatttataaaatcaatgaattcTTTATGTCATAatgtttcttggtggtagggttttgtgccaAGCCCGTCTGGAGTACCAATACATATTCTAACGACAACCAAATTGACTATTGTACTCAGTATTGGTGttttccgttttgaagggtgagtaagccagtttaGCTATAGTCACAAAGGGCTTAGTTTCCAAAATTGGTGACGCATTTATTGGTTCATTTTTAtcacagcaccaatgtctatgagcggtggtgactactgACAATCAGGTGACCAATTTTCCAAACAACCAaccgattttataaaaaaagaattatacaaagacctttttatataatgtatgagTGTATGTAATAAAAGAACCCATCGATACTTATACAGAAACTAGTCTGTAGTATCTATTGAGATTTTTGACGAGTCTTCTCGATAATATCAACATTGGAACCGTGATACTTAATACTGACGTGGCAATTATAAATGACCTCGATAGTGCTCGAAAAAATCGCTTGGAATGAAATAATGGATCTATCGATTCTCATTTGTTTCTAACTGAAGATGAATTATGACCAGAAATTAAGTGTGGCTCCCCCGGGTTTAAGGCCACAATCATTTATGATGATTCACATTTTCTAACCCCTGAACCACCTTACCTtcgtacattttataaatacaatgatttatataaaatgataataaatatggaATAGGAAGACAGATATGATCTTACTGAACATTATCGACACAATGAGCAGCGGTCAAAATCCACGTATTGGAGATAATGGCGGCACCGCAATTATCAAGACCAGCGTAGAACGGGTAGTCTTCTATTTTCGCAGTCTCTCCGTAGAGTATACGTGATTCGAGGTCACTCGCTGTGTTATTAAGGAATACACGatgtttaaactttatttcaaatatttctggTAAAGacgattaaaaagtaattttgataaattttcggtgaaaaataaaatgtagatcCTGTGATCATCGGCAAATTACAGTTCTTCTATGCGAAACGGCAGTTATCAAATgccattttatatacaaatttattccgAACGGATTTAGTCTTACAAAGATTTTAACAGATTTTTGTTAAAATGGGTTTTTCTttgtaaaacaaacaattataattaatatctgtaattatggtttaagaaaattaattatttaaagaacttAAATGATCAAGGTATGGAgtttgtaagatatattttctttcGAATATTGACGTAAACCCCATTTCAGCATGTTCTAACTATCGAGGCAGCAACCTGATGCAGTTTATACCTAATATGACTGAACACAGCGGATTTAATATCCTTCCATTGCTGATGATTTCAATTGCCCATTAGATTCAGTGGCAAAAAGGttgattttattactaacatgTAACTTACTTATACTCTTTTAATTCCAAGCAAAACTACTCGATAAGCTATttctaaataagtttaattactttaatacatattaatacctaacattatttaaataatgaatataatttgacaaaatattatattacaacattATTAACAGCTTGttaatttcctactgctggactaaggcctcctctccctttgaggagaaggtttgagcatattccaccacgctgctccaatgcgggttggtggaatacacatgtagcatattgacattgaaattagacacatgcaggtttcctcgcgatattttccttcaccgccgatcataagatgaattacaaacacaaattaagcacatgaaaattcagtagtgcctgggtttgaaccggtaattatcggttaagatgcacacgttctaaccactgggccatctcggctcttttataattatattacgaattagatttattaattatattaatcgtagtgaaattatataaataataaattaataaataaataaataaatactcacaTGTAACTTGTTTCGCTGAAAACGAAATCAGAACCAATTTTAGCAATATCAAAACGGAAAACATTGTCGCAACTGTTCTGCAATTAacataaaagttaattatttacctttatttatatacgagCATATATTCGAATTCCGTTTGATAAGacttaagtttatatttgaaatatgtttagtgtttaatttattattacagtcggaaataatacaaatttcacttttataattaccatttttattacaCTTGTCACAAcagtaatataaaatcttttttatacgATTTACTTTAAAGGCTCTTTGCAACAACATCTTCGTAGGTATCTGCCACTTATCATGTATTCTATCGCTgtacaataatacattttttttattattattattttaatttgaagggTTATCCGTGTAACTAGAGACTCAACCTTAATCTTAGGTTCCAAGGCACGTTGGTGATATGAGCAAAGATTTATATATCATGCAGTACAGTCAGCTTacatatgacatttaaaatctACGTAGTCGGAGTTAGGATATGGGCAGTTTTGCTTCAGTCGTATCGCAAAGCCTATCAGACAGACTATTTATCGGATATAATAGACAGTTGAAAGTTCACCtctgttgtcttagattttcgcgattattacacattgaaataaaactagtttttagtCTGTTATTAgtttagtctgcccgtgaccacgaacactgcaaagtgctcgaaacgtcgggatgttaaaataattaatatacgcggttaaatccgttaaaaactagttttatttcaaagttcaCCTCTATTATTATCAGAGTATCAGATATAATAACTGCATGAATTCTtcgaaaaacaaaatttacggGCTATTTGAACACTGAGAACTCGCGTCGGGATGTTTTTATTGAAGTTGAGATACTTACAGTggcattaaagtttatttacatcattGTGTATatccataataattttattattttggtagAATCCATGTCAAGCTTATTAAACACGAAAAATAAAGCAATGTCATAACACAGAGTTCTCGTTCCCCGAGGTCTAAAAATCCTTAGGTAAGGTATTTGCTGCTATACAAAAAACCcgcaatttgttttatttgtgccagttaatatgtatatttgaaaattaagttaaaaaaaaaaaattattaacaaaaatctaattaCTCAAtcaaagattatatagatgataaaaaccgTAGtcaatattaggtatatttgtgcaggatatttaataaattaaatgtgtttatttgacctgcctatgtaatttaattgattggAAAGACTTTccaacaaagaattaattactAGTTCCGCTCAGCAGATTCTACACTTCGAACCGATGGcaaccttaataataaaatcttaaactcGTGAAAGGAGTACCTtttatacaaagaaatttgttttcagtcaaatgaaaaaaatatgagagTGTATCTTTATGATACGCGCGCAAGCTGACTCAAAAATTACATCATGAAGTTGCGCGCTAAACCACCAATTAAACGTCAAGTCGCtcaaaatagacaacttcacacctccGTACCATCTTATTTAACGACTAGTGGATCGCAcgctaaacttttttttttactttttttttacaaatttcgaaaactatgacaggttttgttttgatttaatttcaatgaaaactgACGACGACTGTTCGCAATTTtacatttggttttttttttttaatagagccATAGCGCGGCTCTCTAGCCGGCCAGTAACTATTGTccgttctttaaaattaataaaataataataattcctttttaaaacgtaacaatttagtaaattgcaatcaagaatccagAATTGTTAGAGTTGCAGATATCATACCCCCTAATAATAATTGCAAGGGTTTGCATATTGCTTTCGTTAAAGACACACGAAGTTTTCTTAGTATAGATgtaatttgtacattttgttTCTCTAAAGCCTACCTGAACATACGTTTGCGAACCCATTGCGGAACTGTTGCTCCAATAGTGAAAACGTTCTCGCTATAGAAGAGTGCAACGTTGAATACTCAGCGGTGAGCACTCGACGTACAGGCGGTTTTTGTATGAACACAAAGTAGAACTCGTGAAAGAAGTGAGTTTGATCACAAAGCCACATGCTTAGAGTTGGTTTCTGTATCGTGTTTAGGTGATCAAAAGATTTTGTCTCAGCTAATctagttgtaatttttaaatagtgttattAAATCTGAGAGATTTAGCTGTCTCTCCTATTTTACTGCCATTGGGCTCTTACAGTGTCACGCTGAACAACTTGACACgatgtttagaaataaaaaattttggTTTTTCATGAATATATCCAAATCTGGtctttttacaacatttttggGTCATTTTTTACAAGTCATTTTAAGCGTCTTACAATAGAGTGATCCTTCCTTCCCTTCTCTATCtgtctatctctctctctctctttctctctctttctattatatacggtttaatataacaattttattacatgtcatttgaattatattaatatcttgCTATAATAATGTGAGAGAATTTATACTCTGATTCGTGGTACATTTCATTTTACGTATTCGTATAaaatacgatttaaaagtgGGTACTTGTTacaatctaataataaaatgttttggttttcgattgatattatttaaatgtttaaaaatgaaaatgtactgCATTGCGAAAAGAGTTGATTTCATGATATTTGTTTTGCATAGAATTTAAATTGAGTTGTATGAGCTGAATTATTTTCCATTAACGAAAAACAGTctcaatgttaaaatataaatgaaaaagtactttacaggaaattttataataagtatttttaaaaaaatatcaaaataaaatattcattttacgaatgaatttttttataaaattgggcaatattattgttttgaaattaaaattgcattggacgttgatgaaaaaaaaacaaatgaattagcattataaattatatttgtgaacATGTTCATAAATTTTTGAAGAATACTTCAAATTTCGACTATAATAGTAGATacgttttagtataaaattaattgtgatatttaaaGTCCAGTCTTCGCTTTAATCCTAGGCTGAGATACTATGTTGACAGAGAAACTCAAACACACGGTAGAATTCCAATGTACGGAGCgagacttattaaaatattgccgCTGAACAACGTACTACCAGAGTCACCCTAAATCATAAACTTTATACTTAAAACACAACccataataatcaattatatataaaacaattaattactaaataaataatataaaattttaacaaataaaactttttgcattagcagcctgtaatttcccactgctgggctaaaggcctcctctccctttaaggagaaggtttggagcattttccaccacactgctccaatgcgggttggcggaatacacatgtagcagaatttcgttgaaattagacacatgcaagtttcctcacgatgttttcacgagatgaattataaacacaaattaagcacatgaaaattcagtggtgcctgcctgggtttgaacccgaaatcatcggttaagatgcacgcgttctaaccactgggccatctcggcaaaactttataaaaataaaattcgaagttatgaataattaaatgtcgatttttttaattacatttcaaagtCAGTTCATTAATGGGGAGAATTCTGAAttatcaaacataaaaatacaaccGCTTTAAGAActcttttgtcttttttttgagtcggttattaatatttttaccgtAATGTCCCACTTGCTAGTACACGTGAAACTTAACCAAAGATAACGGGTAagcaacattaaattttaatatgcgTTATAAAcgcatattaaaatttaatgttgctTACCTTtagcttttatattaaatgtcgtTCTTGgtagtaaaggaaaacatttccCATGAAATTGGCGAAGG encodes:
- the LOC125067319 gene encoding chymotrypsin-1-like yields the protein MFSVLILLKLVLISFSAKQVTSSDLESRILYGETAKIEDYPFYAGLDNCGAAIISNTWILTAAHCVDNVQPSRKNYVWVGGETFANSIKVPYNKVIIHEEYQKMEGLPVHDVALIKLSKPLQFSKKVQAIKLPSRPTSNSRVVFVGRGKDETGKISKHLQKVDLVRLTTEQCISLVPQQYHSYVRQNIKLFEKMNICAKRESDKPSICHGDSGSPLFSGNTLIGLASYIGKQCSQVRLGFYVNVASYMPWIKAATGL